A single region of the Polyangiaceae bacterium genome encodes:
- a CDS encoding DEAD/DEAH box helicase: protein MSQPLTIAAPLAHLSGVGPALANTFDKAGLATVADLLWLLPRSYDDREQAVTVAEAVERAPRRPHLVVKGTVKRASFVPGRRRRRMLRVEIAGEDDARLTAFWFFAAHGILARAKPGAACVLAGRVAPPKRGPGAMMAHPDLWLDDAPKIVPRYPRVSGVSGERLRHFLEQALEANGSADPVPAAIALREGFAPLDLERIHRPAAPVAVSELRAAREHLAWAEAFARTWLRAQRRQELRATAPGLPPAPKAVRALESALGFTFTASQDQAIAEIAQDLAGPEPMRRLLLGDVGAGKTGVALAAAAQAHAARAQTLIFAPTTALADQYGIAADALTRAVGARTAVLTGATPAAERRAVLSALREHDIDVLIGTHALLGEGLEPARLGLVVVDEQQRLGVAQRLAVARGRDPHLLTLSATPIPRTLALALRGELETSELRELPPGRRPVVTRRVVRSAWFRDVPTIIRETIERDENTFVVCPRIDADDEDDDGPSATERDKELRKAFGDQVVLAHARLPVAERRAALARFRSGQARVLVGTSVVEVGIDVPQATLMVIDGAEHFGLGQLHQLRGRVGRSQRPSTCLLVHDEPLTELAEQRLETLERTERGADVARADLAQRGAGDLSGTRQSGESGLEFLDAFADAPWLERIAEDVRALTRDDPELSQHPALKAFVARAPELAAREEAG, encoded by the coding sequence GTGTCCCAGCCGCTCACCATCGCTGCGCCCCTGGCGCACCTTTCGGGGGTGGGGCCGGCGCTGGCAAACACCTTCGACAAGGCCGGCCTCGCCACCGTGGCGGATCTTCTGTGGCTCTTGCCGCGGAGCTACGACGACCGCGAGCAAGCCGTGACGGTCGCCGAAGCGGTGGAGCGGGCGCCGCGTCGTCCCCATTTGGTGGTGAAGGGCACGGTGAAGCGCGCGAGCTTCGTTCCCGGACGCCGCCGACGACGCATGCTGCGGGTGGAGATCGCGGGGGAGGACGACGCGCGGCTCACGGCCTTTTGGTTCTTTGCCGCCCACGGCATCTTGGCGCGGGCGAAGCCGGGGGCCGCGTGCGTGCTCGCCGGCCGCGTGGCCCCGCCGAAGCGCGGCCCTGGCGCCATGATGGCGCATCCGGATCTGTGGCTGGACGACGCGCCCAAGATCGTGCCGCGCTATCCGCGGGTGAGCGGCGTGAGCGGCGAGCGGCTGCGACACTTCTTGGAGCAAGCCCTCGAAGCCAACGGCAGCGCGGATCCTGTGCCCGCCGCCATCGCCCTGCGAGAAGGTTTCGCGCCGCTGGATCTCGAGCGCATTCATCGTCCCGCGGCGCCCGTCGCCGTGAGCGAGCTCCGCGCCGCCCGCGAGCACCTGGCGTGGGCGGAGGCGTTCGCGCGGACCTGGCTTCGCGCCCAGCGCCGACAAGAGCTCCGCGCCACCGCGCCCGGCCTGCCGCCGGCGCCAAAGGCGGTGCGAGCGCTGGAATCCGCGCTGGGCTTCACGTTCACGGCGTCGCAAGACCAGGCCATCGCCGAGATCGCTCAGGACCTGGCAGGTCCGGAGCCCATGCGTCGTTTGCTTTTGGGTGATGTCGGCGCGGGCAAGACCGGGGTCGCCCTCGCTGCCGCGGCGCAGGCCCACGCCGCCCGCGCGCAGACGTTGATCTTCGCGCCCACCACCGCCCTGGCGGACCAGTACGGGATCGCGGCGGACGCGCTGACGCGGGCCGTCGGCGCGCGCACGGCGGTGCTCACCGGGGCGACGCCCGCGGCGGAGCGCCGCGCCGTGCTGTCGGCCCTTCGAGAGCATGACATCGACGTGCTGATCGGCACCCACGCCTTGCTGGGCGAGGGGCTCGAGCCGGCGCGGCTCGGGCTCGTGGTGGTGGACGAGCAACAGCGCCTGGGCGTGGCGCAGCGGCTCGCCGTGGCGCGCGGGCGAGATCCGCACCTGCTCACCTTGAGCGCGACGCCCATCCCGCGGACCCTCGCGCTCGCACTCCGCGGCGAGCTCGAGACGAGCGAGCTCCGGGAGCTGCCGCCGGGCCGTCGCCCCGTCGTCACGCGTCGGGTCGTCCGCAGCGCGTGGTTCCGCGACGTACCAACAATCATTCGAGAAACCATCGAACGGGACGAAAACACCTTCGTGGTGTGTCCCCGCATCGATGCCGACGACGAAGACGACGACGGCCCCAGCGCCACCGAGCGCGACAAAGAGCTGCGGAAGGCGTTCGGCGACCAGGTGGTGCTGGCCCACGCGCGGCTTCCCGTCGCGGAGCGTCGCGCTGCGCTGGCGCGCTTTCGCTCCGGTCAGGCGCGCGTGCTGGTGGGCACCAGCGTGGTTGAGGTGGGCATCGACGTGCCCCAGGCCACGCTGATGGTGATCGACGGCGCCGAGCACTTCGGCTTGGGGCAGCTGCACCAGCTGCGGGGTCGCGTGGGTCGCTCGCAGCGACCGAGCACTTGTCTGCTGGTGCACGACGAGCCGTTGACGGAGCTCGCCGAGCAACGCCTCGAGACGCTGGAACGCACCGAGCGCGGGGCCGACGTTGCGCGGGCGGATCTCGCGCAACGGGGCGCCGGAGATCTGTCGGGCACGCGGCAGAGCGGGGAGTCAGGGCTCGAGTTCTTGGACGCCTTCGCGGACGCGCCATGGCTCGAGCGGATCGCGGAGGACGTACGCGCGCTCACCCGGGACGACCCCGAGCTGTCGCAGCACCCGGCGCTCAAGGCCTTCGTGGCACGAGCTCCCGAGCTCGCCGCGCGGGAGGAAGCGGGATGA
- the greA gene encoding transcription elongation factor GreA has protein sequence MTEKVPMTPQGAQKLKDELARLKEERPKISREIGVAREHGDLSENAEYHAAKERQGMVEARIKDIEDKLARSEVIDPSKLDGTKIRFGARVTLANIETEEEVTYQIVGADEADIDSGSISVSAPLARALIGKEPGDEVKVKLPGGLRQYEVVDVEFS, from the coding sequence ATGACCGAGAAAGTTCCGATGACGCCCCAAGGCGCGCAGAAGCTCAAGGACGAGCTCGCGCGGCTGAAGGAGGAGCGCCCCAAGATCTCGCGGGAGATTGGTGTCGCCCGGGAGCACGGCGATCTCAGCGAGAACGCCGAGTACCACGCTGCCAAGGAACGGCAGGGCATGGTGGAAGCTCGCATCAAGGACATCGAGGACAAGCTGGCCCGTTCGGAAGTGATCGACCCCAGCAAGCTGGATGGAACCAAGATCCGCTTCGGTGCCCGGGTGACGCTCGCCAACATCGAGACGGAAGAAGAGGTCACCTACCAGATCGTGGGGGCCGACGAAGCCGACATCGACTCGGGTAGCATCAGTGTCTCTGCGCCCTTGGCGCGGGCCCTGATCGGCAAGGAGCCGGGGGACGAGGTCAAGGTGAAGCTTCCGGGCGGCCTGCGTCAGTACGAAGTGGTCGACGTGGAGTTTTCCTGA
- a CDS encoding serine/threonine protein kinase, which translates to MICPRCHRGRASPGARHCPFDGEALQDVSELSLLDFEPAEPAVYSKRYMVRGYIGKGAMARVYLAEDMLTKQPVAVKVLDNSQARQAADRLLKEIRLTERLLHPAVIRILDAGQRTDRTPYVVMEYLFGESLGDRLRREPRLPPRQCLSIAWHVASALEAAHAQGIVHRDVKPDNIFLVGERGDPYAVKLLDFGLARAVGETGLTAQGVAVGTMNYMAPEQTVSDKTGPRTDIYGLGVVLYRMAVGELPFEGEHAELLAQHLLTPPTPPSERVAELDARFDAVVLTAMRKLPRNRYPTMDDFEDALAALLGERSGELPLTAELWEPDVYVPYSPYARHIAGILYAKLRREVPAWASLTAPDPHAAVRSG; encoded by the coding sequence TCTGTCCTCGCTGTCACCGTGGTCGGGCTTCCCCCGGGGCGCGCCATTGCCCCTTCGATGGCGAGGCGCTCCAAGACGTCTCCGAGCTTTCGCTGCTCGACTTCGAGCCTGCCGAGCCGGCGGTGTACAGCAAGCGCTACATGGTGCGCGGGTACATCGGCAAGGGCGCGATGGCGCGGGTGTACCTGGCCGAGGACATGCTCACGAAGCAGCCGGTGGCGGTGAAGGTCCTCGACAACTCCCAAGCCCGGCAAGCCGCCGATCGCCTGCTGAAGGAGATCCGCCTCACGGAGCGTCTGCTGCACCCGGCGGTGATCCGCATCTTGGACGCGGGGCAACGCACGGACCGCACGCCCTACGTGGTGATGGAGTACCTGTTCGGAGAGTCCCTGGGGGATCGCCTGCGACGCGAGCCGCGGCTGCCGCCCCGGCAGTGCCTGAGCATCGCCTGGCACGTCGCCTCCGCTCTGGAAGCCGCGCATGCCCAGGGCATCGTTCACCGCGACGTGAAGCCCGACAACATCTTCCTGGTCGGGGAGCGCGGGGATCCCTACGCCGTGAAGCTCTTGGATTTCGGGCTCGCCCGCGCCGTCGGGGAAACGGGGCTCACCGCTCAGGGCGTGGCCGTCGGGACCATGAACTACATGGCTCCGGAGCAGACGGTGAGCGACAAGACCGGCCCGCGCACGGACATCTATGGTCTCGGCGTGGTGCTCTACCGCATGGCCGTCGGCGAGCTGCCCTTCGAGGGCGAGCACGCCGAGCTCCTCGCGCAGCACCTGTTGACGCCCCCCACGCCGCCGTCGGAGCGGGTGGCGGAGCTGGACGCGCGCTTCGACGCCGTGGTGCTGACCGCCATGCGCAAGCTGCCGCGCAATCGCTATCCCACCATGGACGACTTCGAGGATGCCCTGGCGGCGTTGCTCGGCGAACGCTCCGGCGAGCTGCCCTTGACCGCGGAGCTCTGGGAACCGGACGTGTACGTGCCCTACTCGCCGTATGCGCGGCACATCGCGGGCATCCTCTATGCCAAGCTTCGCAGGGAAGTGCCGGCCTGGGCCTCGCTCACGGCGCCGGACCCGCACGCGGCGGTGCGGAGCGGTTGA